A stretch of the Candidatus Baltobacteraceae bacterium genome encodes the following:
- a CDS encoding permease, with product MNFLAHALVAGLVQTLRLVWDSLFGLIFGFLISAIVQVVLTPAEMERYLGPKLRNIVAAAGFGIIASACSYGAAAAARGFYQKGADVRSIFAFLISSTNMNVAILILFWSLLGWKFAFAEFFGGVIIIAVVATGFTLLFGADELERLRREHPSPLPAEADGAECSHCHDHRKRPKLVAIAQTAIGDVQMLHTELIVGYLIAGFASALIPAAWFAHVLQAVGSVPVIGYVLLLLVGLALAVVTFVCSMGNVPVARFLANARIPLGANTAFIYGDLLIPPLVAIYRKSFPERVTWTFVGLFIVGAMIAGAAMEWAIGNVFGGVTMGSMAINDRFTLVSNVLAIIAVGVIAAFVTREWRAQPS from the coding sequence ATGAATTTTCTGGCTCATGCGCTGGTCGCCGGGCTGGTGCAAACGCTCAGGCTTGTGTGGGACAGCCTCTTCGGGCTGATCTTCGGATTCCTTATCTCCGCGATCGTACAAGTCGTGCTCACGCCGGCCGAGATGGAGCGCTATCTGGGGCCGAAGCTTCGCAACATCGTCGCCGCTGCCGGCTTCGGCATCATCGCCTCGGCGTGCTCGTACGGGGCTGCCGCCGCGGCGCGCGGCTTCTACCAGAAGGGCGCCGACGTGCGCTCGATCTTCGCGTTCTTGATCTCCTCGACCAACATGAACGTGGCAATCCTGATCCTCTTTTGGTCGTTACTCGGGTGGAAGTTCGCGTTCGCCGAGTTCTTCGGCGGCGTGATCATCATCGCGGTCGTCGCAACCGGCTTCACGCTGCTCTTCGGCGCGGATGAGCTCGAGCGCTTGCGGCGCGAGCACCCCTCGCCGCTGCCGGCCGAAGCAGATGGCGCCGAATGTTCGCACTGCCACGATCACCGCAAACGCCCGAAGTTGGTTGCGATTGCCCAGACGGCAATCGGCGACGTGCAGATGCTGCACACCGAGCTGATCGTCGGCTACCTCATCGCCGGATTCGCCTCGGCGCTGATCCCGGCGGCGTGGTTCGCGCACGTGCTGCAAGCCGTCGGCTCGGTGCCGGTGATCGGCTACGTGCTGCTCCTGCTCGTCGGACTCGCGCTGGCCGTGGTGACCTTCGTGTGCTCGATGGGCAACGTGCCGGTGGCGCGCTTTCTGGCGAACGCGCGCATCCCGCTCGGCGCGAACACGGCGTTCATCTACGGCGACCTGCTGATCCCGCCGCTGGTCGCCATTTATCGCAAATCATTTCCCGAGCGCGTCACCTGGACGTTCGTCGGGCTCTTTATCGTCGGCGCGATGATCGCCGGCGCAGCCATGGAATGGGCGATCGGCAATGTGTTCGGCGGCGTGACGATGGGCTCGATGGCGATCAACGATCGCTTCACGCTCGTCTCCAACGTACTGGCCATCATCGCCGTCGGGGTCATCGCGGCGTTCGTGACGCGAGAATGGCGAGCGCAACCCTCCTGA
- a CDS encoding energy transducer TonB produces the protein MVLPLYASEDTIMFNTNDEHPKNLRNPERTEQSTGIARPIRTSQKLFAGWGPALLTGAVTLFALLCASVPASAATKVILASACSTPNHGAALLSHPDVMLPDGVNGTGTTILRVDLAASGEISNIAVAQSSGDSALDFAAMRVARASRYAAASWDCQPAGDSFLYKVIFAQ, from the coding sequence ATGGTGTTACCGCTCTACGCTAGTGAGGACACCATCATGTTCAATACCAACGACGAACATCCCAAGAACCTGCGGAACCCCGAACGCACCGAGCAAAGCACCGGCATCGCGCGTCCGATCCGGACTTCGCAAAAGCTCTTCGCCGGCTGGGGACCGGCCCTTTTGACCGGCGCCGTGACGCTCTTTGCCTTGCTCTGCGCAAGTGTGCCGGCCTCGGCGGCCACGAAGGTCATTCTCGCATCCGCGTGCAGCACGCCGAATCACGGCGCCGCACTGTTGAGCCACCCGGATGTCATGTTGCCGGACGGCGTCAACGGAACGGGCACGACCATTCTGCGCGTCGACCTCGCCGCCTCCGGAGAGATCAGTAACATCGCGGTCGCGCAGAGCTCGGGAGACTCCGCGCTCGACTTCGCCGCGATGCGGGTGGCCCGGGCTTCCCGGTACGCGGCCGCAAGCTGGGACTGCCAACCCGCCGGCGACAGCTTCCTCTATAAGGTGATTTTCGCCCAGTAG
- a CDS encoding BTAD domain-containing putative transcriptional regulator → MSATTPRETRSLQITLLGNQRTAIDNARVESRLSSRAFLVLAALAVRGGDAINREELAFTLWPDLSENEARATLRRQLYVIDQALGAGERSVFARKARIVSWAEHLEVFVDASEFNRLCGREDGLEEAAALYGGDFAPYLDHEWVLSVRDRLRRQMCGVLDRLIAQSRIRNDVHRRQHYIERLLSVDPWREDAVRELMILRYLCGDRAGALRYYQAFAANLRAEFGVEPMPETAKCFQSIFNGSQLCQTAEAAG, encoded by the coding sequence ATGAGCGCAACGACCCCTCGGGAAACGCGGTCCCTCCAGATCACGCTTCTGGGAAATCAGCGTACCGCAATCGACAACGCGCGGGTGGAATCGCGACTCTCCTCGCGAGCGTTCTTGGTGCTCGCCGCACTCGCCGTTCGCGGCGGCGATGCCATCAACCGCGAGGAACTCGCCTTTACCCTTTGGCCCGATCTATCCGAAAACGAGGCGCGCGCGACGCTTCGCCGCCAGCTCTACGTGATCGATCAGGCTCTCGGCGCCGGCGAGCGTTCCGTATTCGCCCGCAAAGCCAGGATCGTTTCGTGGGCCGAACACCTCGAAGTGTTCGTCGATGCTTCGGAATTCAACCGGCTCTGCGGACGCGAGGACGGTCTCGAGGAGGCCGCCGCCCTGTACGGCGGCGATTTCGCACCCTACCTCGATCACGAGTGGGTTCTCTCAGTCCGCGACCGGCTCCGCCGCCAAATGTGCGGCGTCTTGGATCGGCTGATCGCGCAATCTCGAATCCGCAACGACGTACACCGGCGGCAGCATTACATCGAACGCCTGTTGAGCGTCGATCCGTGGCGGGAAGACGCGGTGCGCGAACTGATGATCTTGCGATATCTGTGCGGCGACCGCGCCGGCGCGCTGCGTTACTATCAAGCCTTTGCTGCGAACCTGCGCGCGGAGTTCGGCGTCGAGCCGATGCCGGAAACGGCGAAGTGCTTCCAATCGATCTTCAACGGATCGCAGCTTTGCCAAACAGCGGAGGCAGCGGGATGA
- a CDS encoding AAA family ATPase produces the protein MKSPDDTLRVHLFKALRISFGGHEVRFAAPRKTQALLAYLLLNRAVALSRDAVAFDLWTDELETAARANLRRHVHLLTRALPSAQIPWILSGMKSIQWNPQAPAWVDAGTFEDACVTGEADSDTLRLYSGDLLADLDEEWLAPLRDRFREMYVAAALSALQRYQSAGRPREAIALAQELLRRDPLQEEAIRELLRARVETGDRAGAIQDYRKFELLLRAELGVTPDRETAAVFEAITRLPESPRQPAAVSPLVVPQRRTHFVDRDVELEVARDACRRSAGGSGGALLISGMSGIGKSSLLKTILTDAKADGFETITTTCFRYTRSPLAPLRDALALLSEALPDAFHAAPRLKEELSFFLDDPRARSHATKSLVTDQRSQFHMIALAIQTLSAAQPLVIAIEDIQWADLSTLECLRYVVGAIERARVIIALSYRSDAVTYQQPVATLIGALRRMEQVAELALEPLTDTEVRSMIDQAIGETLPSREIADRIILLAEGNPLFADELIGYAASGRGPAADPIETLPATLKAAVLERFDEFDDGDRTLLTQAAVFGRSFNSEFLAAVSETDPKHVASTLRRARDRQLVIPLRESRGSYEFRHALTQEVLYAELLPEEARILHRAAAIVLESATLASISASELAAHWLRANELEKAGHYFELAGDQAMQLFAHRDAVQNYSRAREFALSDDKTATLDDKLASAYLAGGDLARAKECLNRAIAHYEISDQGRLAELYLKMSVASGYGVEPGTALTWAQRALEQSSARGEARLSAEASLYLARISFMRGEPVDAIRYLRKMPRSALTAGSLRLQARRLLFLAVAQAELGRRPRAFANVEAARSILRGESDPAVLRDLYHNHAAISAWFGKMQASISTYHLAIENGRRALNSIYESYALASTAYMHMFADDVDVARSLLDQAIEVGRGDPHAAMLIAGAGIPIALRQQDDALLARVASVDALNAALASGDALFTSPIWTAFIEYYVSIGEIGRATELIHRLVAGAGCGIVVLQPAFLIASHGAADNVAAARTVLAAWGNQRDNVFGRGVLALFEAIAASRFEQANAVGFASEACAILADCEVRYFYALALEQAGRVAEALEIHRGMHNRRDAERLERRPPTRSTTRAKR, from the coding sequence ATGAAATCACCCGATGACACGCTGCGTGTTCATCTTTTCAAGGCGCTGCGTATTTCCTTTGGTGGACACGAAGTTCGCTTCGCTGCGCCTCGGAAGACGCAGGCGCTTCTGGCCTACCTCCTGCTCAATCGCGCTGTCGCGCTTTCGCGCGACGCCGTTGCCTTCGACCTGTGGACAGATGAACTGGAGACGGCCGCGCGGGCGAATCTTCGGCGGCACGTCCATCTGCTGACGCGCGCGCTTCCCTCTGCGCAGATTCCTTGGATTCTCAGCGGGATGAAGAGCATCCAATGGAACCCGCAGGCTCCGGCCTGGGTCGACGCCGGCACGTTCGAGGACGCGTGCGTGACGGGTGAGGCGGACTCTGACACTCTCCGCCTCTACTCCGGCGATTTGCTGGCCGATCTCGACGAAGAATGGCTCGCCCCGCTGCGCGACCGGTTTCGCGAGATGTACGTAGCAGCAGCTCTAAGCGCCCTCCAGCGGTACCAGTCTGCGGGGCGTCCGCGAGAGGCCATTGCGCTGGCCCAGGAATTGCTTCGCCGCGACCCACTGCAGGAGGAAGCGATTCGTGAGCTACTGCGAGCCCGCGTGGAGACCGGCGACCGCGCCGGCGCTATTCAAGATTACCGGAAATTCGAGCTGCTCTTGCGTGCGGAACTCGGCGTGACGCCGGACCGCGAGACGGCCGCTGTGTTCGAGGCGATAACCCGACTGCCCGAGTCGCCACGTCAGCCGGCTGCGGTTTCACCGCTGGTCGTTCCGCAGCGGCGCACGCACTTCGTCGACCGTGACGTTGAGCTGGAAGTTGCCCGCGACGCCTGCCGGCGTTCCGCCGGCGGCAGCGGCGGAGCGTTGTTGATCAGCGGGATGTCCGGTATCGGGAAATCGTCGCTGTTGAAAACGATCCTGACTGACGCGAAGGCCGACGGATTCGAGACAATAACGACGACGTGCTTCCGATACACGCGCTCGCCGCTCGCACCGCTACGCGACGCCCTTGCCCTCCTGAGCGAGGCGCTGCCGGATGCATTTCACGCGGCTCCGCGCTTGAAAGAGGAGCTTTCGTTCTTTTTGGACGATCCTCGCGCCCGCTCGCATGCGACAAAATCCCTCGTAACCGATCAGCGTTCGCAGTTTCATATGATCGCGCTAGCCATTCAAACGCTTTCGGCGGCGCAACCGCTCGTGATTGCTATCGAGGACATTCAATGGGCGGACCTCTCCACACTCGAGTGTCTTCGCTACGTCGTCGGCGCGATCGAACGCGCGCGCGTCATTATTGCCTTGTCCTACCGGTCGGATGCGGTTACGTATCAGCAGCCGGTGGCAACGTTGATCGGGGCCTTGAGGCGCATGGAACAGGTCGCAGAACTTGCGCTCGAGCCCCTCACCGACACCGAAGTTCGCTCGATGATCGATCAGGCGATCGGCGAAACTTTGCCCAGCCGGGAAATCGCGGATCGCATCATCCTGCTCGCCGAGGGCAATCCGCTCTTTGCCGATGAGCTGATTGGTTACGCGGCAAGCGGCAGAGGGCCGGCCGCTGATCCTATCGAGACTTTGCCGGCGACACTCAAGGCCGCTGTCTTGGAGCGTTTCGACGAATTCGATGATGGCGATCGCACGCTGCTGACGCAGGCTGCGGTTTTCGGACGCTCGTTCAATAGCGAGTTTCTTGCGGCGGTTAGCGAAACGGACCCAAAGCACGTCGCGTCGACCTTGCGTCGGGCGCGTGACCGGCAACTCGTTATTCCACTGCGCGAATCGCGCGGAAGTTACGAATTTCGCCATGCGTTGACCCAAGAAGTCTTGTACGCCGAGCTCTTGCCGGAAGAGGCGCGCATCTTACACCGGGCGGCAGCGATCGTGCTCGAGTCCGCAACGCTCGCATCGATCAGTGCGAGCGAGCTGGCAGCGCATTGGCTGCGAGCGAACGAGTTGGAAAAAGCCGGCCATTACTTCGAACTCGCCGGCGATCAGGCGATGCAGCTCTTCGCGCACCGCGATGCAGTGCAGAATTATTCACGAGCGCGTGAGTTCGCGCTATCCGACGATAAGACCGCGACGCTGGACGACAAGCTCGCGAGCGCATACCTTGCTGGCGGCGACCTCGCGCGAGCGAAGGAGTGCTTGAACCGTGCTATCGCACATTACGAGATTTCAGACCAAGGGCGTCTTGCCGAACTGTATTTGAAGATGTCTGTTGCTTCAGGGTACGGAGTGGAACCCGGGACGGCCCTCACATGGGCGCAGCGAGCACTCGAACAGAGCAGCGCACGCGGCGAAGCGCGCCTGAGCGCCGAAGCATCGCTGTACCTGGCGCGGATATCGTTTATGCGCGGCGAGCCGGTCGACGCTATCCGCTATCTGAGGAAGATGCCGCGATCGGCGCTGACGGCGGGGTCGTTGCGACTGCAAGCACGGCGATTGCTCTTCCTCGCTGTGGCTCAAGCAGAACTCGGCCGGCGTCCCAGGGCATTTGCGAACGTCGAGGCTGCGCGCTCGATTTTACGGGGCGAGAGCGATCCTGCGGTGCTTCGCGATCTTTATCACAACCACGCCGCAATCAGCGCATGGTTTGGCAAAATGCAAGCTTCAATTAGTACGTACCATCTGGCCATCGAAAACGGCCGCAGAGCGCTCAATTCCATCTACGAGTCGTACGCGCTCGCCTCCACGGCCTACATGCACATGTTCGCTGATGACGTCGATGTGGCTCGAAGCCTGCTCGATCAAGCGATCGAGGTTGGAAGAGGTGACCCACACGCTGCGATGCTGATCGCTGGTGCCGGCATTCCTATTGCTTTGCGCCAGCAAGATGACGCACTGCTCGCACGGGTTGCTTCGGTCGATGCGCTGAACGCTGCGCTGGCATCCGGTGACGCGTTGTTCACCAGCCCCATCTGGACCGCTTTCATCGAATACTATGTGTCGATCGGGGAGATAGGCCGAGCCACAGAGCTGATTCACCGGCTGGTTGCCGGCGCCGGATGCGGCATCGTCGTCCTGCAACCGGCGTTCCTGATCGCGTCTCACGGCGCGGCTGACAACGTTGCCGCGGCCCGGACGGTGTTGGCGGCGTGGGGAAATCAGCGCGACAACGTGTTCGGTCGCGGCGTTCTTGCTCTCTTCGAAGCGATTGCTGCATCGCGCTTTGAGCAAGCAAATGCTGTGGGCTTTGCAAGCGAGGCATGTGCGATTCTCGCAGATTGCGAGGTTCGCTATTTCTACGCGCTCGCACTCGAGCAAGCCGGGCGCGTCGCCGAAGCGCTCGAGATCCATCGCGGTATGCATAACCGCCGCGACGCGGAGCGGTTGGAGCGCAGGCCGCCTACGCGCAGCACGACTCGCGCAAAGCGATAG
- a CDS encoding sialidase family protein, producing the protein MRWQQVGPSATTGGKTFAGEKRVNVTGRVTAIVVKGDDANTLFVGTARGGVWRSKDRGATWEPTSDGHTSLAIGALAAAPSDPHTLYAGTGEGNLCVSCQLATKGANDSFVRPESLYGNGLLVSRDAGDTWTEYAADVFTRGAFFRLAVDPDNSALVYAASTLGIHRSSDGGETWLPMGGLPDISTTTPAATDILIDPDDSHTLYAAFWTNGIYRTTNAYDDAPQWECILGPGAVRGGFGRIALAATPRQDRLWCLLADSEGGNVAALLHTPKASPGTWTSVLPKAMPFLEDFAYYCLVLAPDPRDPNTIYAGAVNLRSFSFDPAHNTWTSGDIGNDLHEDHHAVVFDPHDQRTIYFGNDGGIFRSTDGGKTTNDSINKGLCTLEVTSVARFPKAQTIILGTHDNGAQLLQGVTANAVGDGDFGAVAVDPYDAQLAYVVLDVPYKSTNAGVAWDSFVALKDGLKGKTAFYPPFDIDPTNSNNIAFGAAPFVNVDPAKGANSWPTNIELDGITGDITALTFVNSNLILVGTSACEVYYVNQNAGKWDALAVSPPLNPVSNWVCDIKPLTPDGSSFIIALSGYDTPHVWRADITPPPVTAKWSNISGVGPGALPNSPATALAVDGRTIFAGTDLGIYTTTDGGATWSRNSDGLPNAGINQLLLDEANHVILAATNGRGIWQLPI; encoded by the coding sequence GTGCGCTGGCAGCAAGTCGGCCCGTCAGCGACCACCGGCGGCAAGACCTTCGCCGGCGAAAAGCGCGTCAACGTTACCGGGAGAGTGACGGCGATCGTCGTGAAAGGCGATGACGCAAACACTCTTTTCGTGGGCACCGCGCGCGGCGGCGTCTGGCGATCGAAAGACCGTGGCGCCACGTGGGAGCCCACGAGCGACGGTCACACATCGCTTGCAATCGGAGCGCTGGCCGCAGCCCCATCGGACCCGCACACCCTCTACGCGGGAACCGGCGAAGGCAACCTGTGCGTCTCCTGTCAGCTCGCCACAAAGGGCGCGAACGACTCATTTGTCCGGCCGGAAAGTCTTTACGGGAACGGACTGCTCGTAAGCCGTGACGCGGGTGATACGTGGACCGAATACGCCGCTGATGTCTTCACCCGCGGCGCGTTCTTTAGGCTCGCGGTCGACCCCGATAACTCCGCGCTCGTCTATGCGGCGAGCACGCTGGGCATTCACCGCTCCAGCGACGGCGGAGAGACATGGCTGCCGATGGGCGGACTGCCCGACATTTCAACGACGACTCCGGCCGCGACGGATATTCTCATCGATCCCGACGATTCGCACACGCTGTACGCTGCTTTTTGGACCAACGGAATCTACCGAACGACGAACGCGTATGACGACGCGCCGCAATGGGAATGCATCCTCGGGCCAGGCGCTGTGCGCGGTGGTTTCGGCCGGATTGCGCTTGCAGCCACGCCGCGCCAGGATCGGTTGTGGTGCCTGCTCGCCGATTCCGAGGGCGGGAACGTCGCGGCACTCCTGCATACGCCGAAGGCGAGTCCCGGCACGTGGACGTCGGTGCTACCGAAGGCGATGCCTTTTCTCGAAGATTTCGCATACTATTGCCTTGTCCTCGCCCCAGATCCGAGAGATCCCAACACGATCTATGCGGGCGCGGTAAACCTACGCAGCTTCTCGTTTGACCCGGCGCATAATACGTGGACATCCGGTGACATCGGAAACGACTTGCACGAGGATCACCACGCGGTTGTCTTCGACCCACATGACCAGCGCACGATCTATTTCGGAAACGACGGCGGAATCTTTCGCTCGACGGACGGCGGAAAGACGACCAATGATTCTATCAACAAGGGGCTGTGTACGTTGGAAGTCACGTCGGTTGCGCGCTTTCCAAAGGCGCAGACGATCATTCTCGGCACACATGACAACGGCGCGCAACTGCTGCAAGGGGTGACTGCCAACGCGGTCGGCGACGGCGACTTCGGAGCCGTAGCCGTCGATCCGTACGACGCCCAACTCGCTTACGTAGTCTTGGACGTACCGTACAAGTCTACGAATGCGGGTGTTGCCTGGGATTCGTTCGTCGCCCTAAAAGACGGGCTCAAAGGGAAAACGGCTTTCTACCCGCCGTTCGATATCGATCCAACAAACTCGAACAACATCGCGTTCGGCGCTGCACCATTTGTCAATGTCGATCCCGCGAAGGGCGCAAATTCGTGGCCAACGAACATCGAGCTTGACGGTATCACGGGCGACATCACTGCGCTCACGTTCGTGAACTCGAATTTGATTCTCGTCGGCACCTCGGCGTGCGAAGTGTACTACGTGAACCAGAATGCCGGTAAGTGGGACGCGCTCGCGGTTTCCCCGCCGCTGAATCCGGTGTCAAATTGGGTTTGCGACATCAAGCCGCTCACGCCGGACGGAAGTTCGTTCATCATCGCGCTTTCCGGATACGACACTCCGCACGTATGGCGCGCAGATATCACGCCGCCGCCGGTAACGGCGAAATGGAGCAATATCAGCGGCGTTGGTCCCGGAGCTTTGCCGAACTCTCCCGCCACCGCCCTTGCCGTCGATGGTCGAACCATCTTTGCCGGAACGGACTTGGGCATCTACACGACCACGGACGGCGGAGCGACCTGGTCGCGCAATTCCGACGGGTTACCGAACGCCGGAATCAACCAGTTGCTGCTCGATGAAGCGAACCATGTCATACTCGCCGCAACGAACGGCCGCGGAATCTGGCAGCTGCCGATCTAG
- a CDS encoding IS630 family transposase — MGRPLRDLNMTDAERATLQSWARRPKTSQRLAHRARILLQCDRGLPNDVVAERVGTSKQAVCKWRERFRLDRLQGLSDAPRSGPPRQITDDRVDEVVRKTLTARPKGATHWSVREMAAETGLSRAAIHRIWQTFGLQPHRVETFKLSTDPLFVEKVRDVVGLYMAPPERAIVLCVDEKSQVQALDRTQPIFPMRPGVPERQTHDYTRHGVTSLFAALNVATGKIIGACHRRHRHQEFLRFLRRIDAEVPKALTVHLVLDNYGTHKTPAVRRWFAAHPRFELHFTPTSASWLNQVERFFGEITRRRIRRGTFTSVAALERAIMEYLNAHNAKAKPFVWTATADTIFDKITRGYSRNS; from the coding sequence ATGGGTCGTCCTCTTCGTGATCTGAACATGACGGATGCAGAGCGCGCGACATTGCAGAGCTGGGCGCGTCGGCCGAAGACATCGCAACGCCTGGCGCATCGAGCGCGCATCTTGCTGCAATGCGATCGTGGTTTGCCGAACGACGTTGTCGCCGAACGCGTCGGGACGAGCAAGCAGGCAGTCTGTAAGTGGCGAGAGCGCTTCCGCCTCGATCGCCTCCAAGGGCTGAGCGATGCTCCTCGCTCGGGCCCTCCGCGCCAAATCACCGATGACCGGGTCGATGAGGTCGTCCGGAAAACACTCACGGCTCGCCCAAAGGGTGCGACGCATTGGAGCGTGCGCGAGATGGCCGCGGAGACCGGCCTTTCCCGCGCCGCGATTCATCGAATTTGGCAGACGTTCGGACTGCAGCCGCATCGCGTCGAAACGTTCAAGCTTTCTACGGATCCGCTCTTCGTAGAGAAAGTTCGTGACGTTGTTGGACTGTACATGGCGCCGCCTGAACGCGCGATCGTTCTGTGCGTTGACGAGAAATCTCAAGTGCAGGCGTTGGACCGAACGCAGCCGATCTTTCCGATGCGACCCGGCGTGCCAGAACGGCAGACGCATGACTACACGCGACACGGCGTGACATCGTTATTTGCCGCGCTCAATGTCGCGACCGGAAAGATCATCGGGGCTTGTCATCGCCGTCACCGGCATCAAGAGTTTCTGCGATTTCTGCGACGCATCGATGCGGAAGTTCCCAAAGCGCTGACCGTGCATCTCGTACTCGATAACTACGGAACCCATAAGACGCCGGCGGTTCGTCGCTGGTTTGCCGCACATCCCCGTTTTGAACTCCATTTCACACCGACGAGCGCCAGTTGGCTCAACCAAGTCGAGCGATTCTTCGGGGAGATCACGAGACGCCGGATTCGTCGTGGAACGTTCACGAGCGTCGCGGCACTTGAACGAGCCATTATGGAATATCTCAACGCTCACAACGCCAAAGCCAAGCCATTTGTCTGGACCGCGACCGCCGACACCATCTTCGACAAAATCACTCGCGGTTATTCGCGCAACTCGTGA
- a CDS encoding PadR family transcriptional regulator: MNFHFRPGREGFEGHFGMGFGPGRRGRRGFGGGWGGRGRGDLKYEILEALLEGPRHGYDIMLTIESKRGLRPSPGSIYPALQMLEDGDFVRSQERDGKRTYEITDKGRELYAQREPAGEEGMPWGDPAFYATVAEAMRQVHGIKDAAKRIAKSGNIELYKKAIEVLDRARRELFDILADHI, translated from the coding sequence ATGAACTTCCATTTCAGACCCGGACGCGAAGGCTTCGAAGGCCACTTTGGTATGGGCTTCGGCCCGGGCCGGCGCGGACGCCGCGGATTCGGCGGCGGCTGGGGCGGCCGCGGACGCGGCGATCTCAAGTATGAGATCCTCGAAGCGCTGCTCGAGGGACCGCGTCACGGGTATGACATCATGCTCACGATCGAGAGCAAGCGCGGGCTGCGTCCCAGTCCCGGATCGATCTACCCCGCGTTGCAGATGCTCGAGGACGGCGACTTCGTGCGCAGTCAAGAGCGCGACGGCAAGCGCACGTACGAAATCACCGATAAAGGGCGCGAGCTCTACGCGCAACGCGAACCCGCCGGCGAAGAAGGCATGCCGTGGGGCGACCCGGCGTTCTACGCGACGGTCGCTGAAGCGATGCGGCAAGTGCACGGCATCAAAGACGCCGCCAAACGCATCGCGAAGAGCGGCAACATCGAACTCTACAAGAAGGCGATCGAGGTACTCGATCGAGCCCGCCGCGAACTCTTCGATATTCTCGCCGACCACATCTAG